From Vigna angularis cultivar LongXiaoDou No.4 chromosome 11, ASM1680809v1, whole genome shotgun sequence:
atgaGATTGTTGTATACTTATTTCAACCAAGAGTACCTTCGATACGATATCTAGTTTATCAGTCagagatttcaaaattcgatatCTTGATTTTCGGATGTCTTAGAATGATTCAACTATTCACAGTTAGCACATTATCTAACTGGATCCTATACTTTAGTTAAGAAGTGTgtctaatttattatatttaatgtaaatactatacatttgaaaattttgacattatataaaaaaattgaaatgctACTTGTATAACAACTTATTCAACAAAAATTCTGGCGTTTATTTCTTTCATACTCATAATTTATTACACGTTATGAATGAAAAGATTACAAAATTATtgtatgaaatgtatttttatttctatgtaGACAGCATTCTTAAAAACTCATTAGCAATCAGTTTTTCTGTATTCATATCAGTGCACGTACATTTTTTAGATTATAGAAGACgagtttcatttttcttataatttgaatttaggcTGAATTTAGACCAAAGAAAAGTAAGAATTTCTAAAATGCTATTGATCTGCATAAAATTTCTAAAGTCTTCCATCTTCCATATATAAAAGTTCAGAACACATACAAAGGGAAATATTTCTTGATGATTTAATACACCCTCTTTTAATATAagtaatatttcaatttaatatttgttatttttaattcataaaatgtTTCTGTTATGCTCTTTGTTTCTCTCAAAGAAGGTCTACAATGAAGATAACTTTATGAAGTATTTTTGGTTAGTATGTGAGATCATTGAAAGGATATTTATTCTAAATAGGTAGAGactattttaattacaatttatattgTTTGACCAGTGAATGctgtattatttttatgatgagTGACAAGTGATGAATATGACTGGAAACTCTAAGTAAGAAGCAAGTGGATGTTCCtaccatggaagaagaagaaagaataattAGACTATAATTGAATGGACaacataaattaagaaatggaaAAGTCTTTGGACTTATTACATGTAGGATTAGTTTTCATAACTTCCAACCATGGTGATAGTTTGCTCTCCTTCAACTTAGAATGACATgacaaatctttatttttacaTTGTTTGTGTGGGTTcaccaaaaaatattaaaatacagaTATAACTTCAACTATTATAAAAGATTTTTCTTCTAACTCAAAACTTTaagacaaaatatataaaaaaaattacttataggTTTTTTTCATATATAGCGTTAAACTTTTTCGCTACAACGTGTGACTTAGAATTAAATCTCGATTTCAAAAGCTTTCTAGCTTCATATTACATACATAAGCATTTTATTgctagtttaatattttttaagaagcATAGTGTAATGTTTTAgttaatctttattttcatttatatatattgattgaCCAATGATTGCagtattatttttgtgatgCAAGTGGATGAGTGATAAGTGATGAATACGACAGAAAATACTAAGTAAGCAAGTGGATGTTCCTACTGCTGTAGCTGAAAAGGAAGAATGAATAGTTAGAATGAAATGGAAAGGAACAAGCAATTAAAGAAGTACAAAAACGGGTTAGACTTACCTCCACGTTGACATTGACCACGTCGCCCGAACACAAACATAGTTCCTTTTGTAGTGCAACTCACAACAGCAACAAACCAAGCTCATATATATGTGCCATAGTCTACTTCAAACCCAGAAAACACAAGGTAGTGAAAGATGGGAATGTCATTGAGTTTCCTAGATACTTTTGTAGGAGTTCTGGTTCTTCTCATTCTCATTCAAGCTAAGGGCCAACCAGGTTTgttaacaaattaaaacatacattttcattagatcattattattttataaaagtttagcTGAAGTCTCAAGTGCCAATGCATATTTTTGCATGTTTATGTTTTAGGATTCATCAGCATAGATTGCGGAGCTCAAGCAGGTGTGAACTATACTCAGCCGTCACTAGACATACATTACGTTTCGGATGCAGATCTCATAAAAACTGGTGTGAGTGGGACAATATCATCTGAAGAGACCAGCAGACGAAGTAGTCAACGACAACTGTGGAGGCTGAGAAGCTTCCCGGAAGGAAAAAGGAACTGCTACAAAATAAGCGTCACAAAAGCCTCTAAGTATCTCATACGCACTTCTTTTCTGTACGGAAATTATGATGGCCGAAATATGTTACCACAGTTTGATCTTCTTCTCGGACCTAACCACTGGGTTACAGTCACTATATTCAATGCATCCACTGACCAATTCAATGAGATCATTCATGTACCTTCAATGGATTATGTGCAAATCTGTCTGGTTGACACAGGCAATGGCACACCATTTATATCAGTCATTGAATTGAGGACCTTGAAAAATGATACATACGTCACTCAATTCGGATCATTGGAATTTTACCTGCGCTGCGATTTGGGTTCAAACACAAGCTACAGGTGAAATTATATTTAGGATTAAATATCTTGCCTTATAAGATTGATTGATTTATTCTGATTTTCTCACAGGTACCCGGATGATGTTTATGATCGTTACTGGTATGATCGTTCTTCCGGGAATGCCTGTAACTTGGGCGAAAATTGGAAACCACTAAGTGCCTCCATTCCCGATGATTCTTTAAATGAGAATGATTACAAGCCGGGAGCAACTATCATGAGCACCGCAGTTGAACCACAAAATGATAGTGCTCCGTTGGTAATAAGCTGGGAGCCACAACATGAAACTGACCAATTCTATGTGTATATGCACTTCACGGAAATTCAAGTGTTAACCACGAATCAGACAAGACTATTCAACATCATGCTGAACGCTGAATCATGGTTTTCAAATTTCTCTCCCCGCTACCATGATGTAGGTACTATATATTCAAAGTCAGCCAGCAGTGGGAAAGAACTTAAATTTTCCCTCGAGAGGACTGAAAATTCAACCCTCCCTCCCATTATCAGTGCCATTGAAATTTACAGAGTAATTGACTTACAGAAACCAGAAACATTCCAAGGAGATGGCAAGTCACTAAACCATCGTATTTTAAatccatttcttttgtttacGTTATTGTGCATGATCTTAACTACCTTTTACAATTTGTTTGTTACCATTTCAACAAAGGAAATGCGATTACTACCATCAAGTCAGTTTATGCGCTAACAAGAGATTGGCAAGGCGATCCATGCGTTCCTTTAGCCTATTTGTGGGATGGTCTCAATTGTTCTTATCATGGAAATGATTCTCCAAGAATCACAACTTTGTAAGTCCTCATTATCAAATGTGacatgattattatttaattgtaatttttcaataaataatcttaataatataaaattataatctaaCTATTTGATGGATAAGTTTTTTACtagatttaattaagttttaagtatattgtaaatttggattttcttaATTGAATCTCTAATAgtaatttctttgttttattgaatgctcaaattttatatttaatattttctatttagtTTGTCTTTCTATTTTTACCCGTCAACATAATGATATAATTGTTACTTCTATCTTTTCCACTCAAACTCAATCAAATCACATCTTCTTTGTCCAATCTCCTCCATCTCACCGGTAATTCATTTTTAGAGAGAAAAGGAATGAGTTTAACtttaaaaacattgaaaaacaCTGCATGTTAACTCATCTTATTAAAGGCAAAAATCAAAAGACACAGTGATtagataaaaattttaaaaaatatatattttaagcattcaatgaaacaaaaaaacaatgTATGATAAACTTAATTGAAACTTAGTTAAGTGATGAAATCTTACTGTTCATACCCAAAACAGGAATTTATCTTCCAGTGGATTGCATGGAAAGATTGACCCTTCAATTTCAAATCTCACCATGCTGGAGAAATTGTGAGTTTATCTGTTTCACCTGCTCAAATGAATCATGAGACcagaaaaaaatcatattttatatctttttattctttcatacatATACTTGTATGCTCAGAAGTCTTACAGTACATGTATAAAGACATATTAAAAGAGAAAGTTATTTGGCTTCCAGGGATTTATCAAACAATAGCTTAAACGGTGAAATTCCTGATTTTCTGTCACAACTACAACACTTGAAGATCTTGTAAGTTCCTTCATCGGTTATTCCTGTGGTCCCCTTTATCATAATATACAAAGTTTACTATGTTTCCGATTTCTTTTTCAGAAACTTAGAGAAGAATAACCTCTCCGGTTTAATTCCCTCAGCACTTCATAGAGATTCTCTCACACTAAGGTATACATCTTACACCCATGACCTATGTCTTCTCATAGTCAGTTGTTGATTCTACTGAATATCTCGGCACAAGTTACACGAATTGAAGTATCTATTGAAAATTCTTATGACTGGGAGTTAAAATATAAACCTACTATGAATTTATCGCAGTGTGGACCAAAATCCATATCTATGTGATCAACCTGATCAATGCCGGGAGAAAAACAATAGCATTGTTATACCATTGGTAGCATCTGTTGGCGGGGTTTTTATTCTTCTGGTAGCAGTGGCAGCTATATTGTGGACTGctaaaagaagaaaagtgaAAGGTGATGCTACAGTCGTTTAGattcgtattttttttttataattttccagataaatttagttttttaaagaACTGGTGTATGACATTCAACAGCTCTGACGGTAGAAAAGGATCAGACAGAGAAATCACCGCAATACACTGAACAAGATGATTCATCACTGCAGTCCCAAACACAGATATATGCATACTCTGACATCGTTAAAATCACCAACAATTTTACTACAGTTGTTGGTAAAGGAGGATTTGGAACAGTTTATCTGGGCTATATCGAAGACAGTCCAGTTGCAGTGAAAATGCTTTCCCCATCTTCTGTTCGTGgttatcaacaatttcaaacagagGTAAGCTTTTTAACACATTATACTAAGTTCCTGAATGCAGCAAttaatatactaaattaaaacattgtTGACATTTTGATTTACAGGTTAAACTTCTTATGAGAGTTCATCACAAAAATTTGACCTCCCTTGTTGGTTACTGTAATGAAGGAACCAATAAGGGTCTCATTTACGAGTACATGGCTAACGGAAACTTACAAGAACATCTCTCTGGTTTGCacccaaaaaaatattttgttgtttaaaatatGAGCAATAAATTTCCAAACTTCGTGGATATGGATATATCTTCATTGGACAATTTTACTAGTCATATGACTAACATTTAGTGAACCAAAAGTATGTACAAAAAGTGATAGAACTTGATTAC
This genomic window contains:
- the LOC108333566 gene encoding LRR receptor-like serine/threonine-protein kinase IOS1, producing the protein MGMSLSFLDTFVGVLVLLILIQAKGQPGFISIDCGAQAGVNYTQPSLDIHYVSDADLIKTGVSGTISSEETSRRSSQRQLWRLRSFPEGKRNCYKISVTKASKYLIRTSFLYGNYDGRNMLPQFDLLLGPNHWVTVTIFNASTDQFNEIIHVPSMDYVQICLVDTGNGTPFISVIELRTLKNDTYVTQFGSLEFYLRCDLGSNTSYRYPDDVYDRYWYDRSSGNACNLGENWKPLSASIPDDSLNENDYKPGATIMSTAVEPQNDSAPLVISWEPQHETDQFYVYMHFTEIQVLTTNQTRLFNIMLNAESWFSNFSPRYHDVGTIYSKSASSGKELKFSLERTENSTLPPIISAIEIYRVIDLQKPETFQGDGNAITTIKSVYALTRDWQGDPCVPLAYLWDGLNCSYHGNDSPRITTLNLSSSGLHGKIDPSISNLTMLEKLDLSNNSLNGEIPDFLSQLQHLKILNLEKNNLSGLIPSALHRDSLTLSVDQNPYLCDQPDQCREKNNSIVIPLVASVGGVFILLVAVAAILWTAKRRKVKGDSTALTVEKDQTEKSPQYTEQDDSSLQSQTQIYAYSDIVKITNNFTTVVGKGGFGTVYLGYIEDSPVAVKMLSPSSVRGYQQFQTEVKLLMRVHHKNLTSLVGYCNEGTNKGLIYEYMANGNLQEHLSGKRSKRNFFSWEKRLRIAVDAASGLEYLQNGCKPPIFHRDIKATNILLNEQLQAKLSDFGLSKIILTDGETHVSTVIAGTPGYLDPEYYLTNRLTEKSDVYSFGVVLLEIITSQPVIAKNQEKTHISEWVRSLIAKGDIDAVVDSRLEGDFDSNSVWKAVEIATACVSPNPNRRPIISVVVNELKESLAMELARTEDRSTNTSYSVKQVIRNLNTESLPQAR